ctttttcttggctttgcGCTTCTTGTATTTTTGGTTACGCTCTCTTTGTCTCATTTTGTCATCCTCAGTACTAGTGTCACTGTCACAAGTTTgctgttctctctttcttttagaGGTGCTTTTATCCACCTGGCGCACTTCACAGTCACTTGAATGTGGCAGGGCCAATTCAAAAGAACTCCGTGCAGACTTAAAATTTGCATCTTGATTCTGACAGGGAGAAAAGGATAAATTTGAAGGCAGTGGCGGAGTCATCTGATAGTAAGGAAATTGTTGACCCATTGGACTCTGTACTGTGTACTGCTGTGCTAAAAAATGGTTCATctagagaaacagaaacttgAGTTGTTAACACTGTAAAGAGGAAGTTCTGAAGAGTTTAATCTTGCATGCATTACAGCTTCTACaatgaaaatactgacaaaTTGTAAAATAACACAGAACGTTTGAGAATAAAgcttatatattttatatttataaatatatatatttattccaACCAGCGTAGTTGGAAAAAGTAGACAATCTTTCATAGCAAAGTTAGAACAGAGATGTAATCTGATTTAAGATTAAACTGCCAGTTAGTTTTTATGTAAGGTAATCAAACATGGCATTCCTTTCATTTCTACATCTATGTACGTTATAAACATTTATAACTGCAATGCCTATTGTTAATGTAAAGACATGCacatctgcaatttttttaacctggttTAACTAATTTTAAAGTTAATGTGGAACAAAGTGTTCCAACAAGGTATAGTGAATCCCTAGATCAAAGCACTTGGAACAATGCAGTAAGTGCCCAGCTTATTGCTACAGTCCCTAAAGTATCCCCAGAGTCCCTCTCATACAGAATGCACAGCccaaatacagaaacagaattaCAAAGGTCAGAAAAGAGCGGCTTTCTACTGACTGGCAGTAACCAGAAAAATTAGGGAGAGCAGGTCTGAGTATGTTGTATGTGCAGACAGACTCCAAGTGAGTAACCTGCCTGGCTCACCCAAATAAAGGTGAGGTAGATGTGTGAAGGCGTACATGTGACGAGATCACTTCCTGCTGAAGCTGCAACAAACTATCATTGGAGACCTACTGCAATAGCATCCCTTCTAGCAAGCAGAAAATGGGATGAAGTTGTTCACGTGTGCTGGTCTGCCGAGTTTGGTCTCTCGGTGTTTATGTGCTGCGTTGTTACTGAGGAGTGGGTTCATCGGTGAGCATAGTGGGGGAGCTGGTACACTCCCAAGCTGTCCAACCACAGTGGAGGGGATGGGAAAGTTTGTGCAAGCACCAGCTCTTCTGAGGGCACAACTGGGTAAGAGGGGAGGCAGGCCACCACCACATCTGTGCAACAGGGAACAGACCCTCTCCATTTTCCTGCTCAGATTGCAGCCAGCAAGAGTAATCTATCCAGACTTCACCCCTTCTACAGTTACAAAGGGCTGGCCATGCCCCAGTCAGACTGGGTAGCAGCAGTACTGTCCACAGCTGGTACCTCACATTAAATGCTGGGTTTCTTCAGTCCTACCAATCCATACTCATCAGATTCAGAAGCTCCATGATGTGCTTGGTGAGTGGGGTCTGGCCCACAGGTTGCCATCTGAAGAGACCAGTTCCCTTGCCTTGTGGAATGTCTCAGACAAAAGAGATTAGGACAAGAATGGCCTGGTGTGCCAGAGTCTGTTAGAGGGGAAGTGGAATACGGGTTCTCACTGTCTACTGCTGTGAAAGTAAATCATGAATGTAAGAACTGCAGGGGCATGTAAAAGTTCAGGCCCAAAATCCACAAACGGTTGTTACCCTAACTTGGGCAGTGGTGATTTGTTGGGCGAGTTTTAGGTTTGGTTTTAGGACATGTCAAGCTTCTGCTGGGCATTTCTGAATTAAGTAGAAGAGCTAAGAGGTCCCCTGACTCAATTAACTGTATATGAAGAAGCTATTGCTTGCATGGTTGTAATTTTACTAGGTTAGCTTGTCTCACCAAGGGCATTTGATTTGGAACACAGTACAGGAAAAAGCTCTGTCTGTAGACTCACATTTTTAGCCTCCCTAAGTTATACACCTTTAAGACATTCCTGCAGTAAGAAAATAGTTTGGTTTGGTAGATCTCCTGTTATTACAGTACCCTTCAGTGCTAAAATAAATAGACCTAATACAGTCAAAGTTAGCAGCCTAAACCACATTTTGAGACATTAAATAAGCACCGTtgtttgcagaaatgcagaatacATTCAACCTCATAAAAAAGCTctcaaatttttaatttttaacacaaACTCACCATCTTTTGAAAGCCTGAGTATTCATGAGGTAAACTACTGTTCATTGGAAAAGGAGTAACAGGAAATGGCAGATTTCCATAAGGCTCTTGATAcctaagaaaaacaagcaaacgTACAAATACTAGACATCCACCACATACTGCTTACTGGAGTGCTGAGACTTAACTCTTGGGCTACAATCAGAATATCCAAGAGGAGTACTGAGATATTAACAACTGGACTTCCATGAAAAAACTgataaaacaaggaaaatagaCCCAAAGGCTCAATTAATGAGTAATCCTCACATGTACTTAAGTGCAGATGCAAAAGAGTTCTGGATTTCACCATAGGAGTTTAGCTTCCACAGAGAGTTCTGTcacatatgtaaataaaaatgttgaaacattgaaaaatactgaatcTGGAGTGTTCAGACTTCCACTGTAACAGGTTTATACCTGTGCATTCATATGTGCATGACAGCTGCTTGTACATACACAAAAAACACAGATAGAAACTCAGTGGGGTTTAAAAAGATTATCTCCactatcagatttttttccccctaacaACTGCAAACATTGTTAGTACAAACACcgtatttcaatattttctcaTGGTCCTGCATCttgcagaaacaaataaagaatggaaaattcAAGCTAACTGAACCTCTGGCAAGCTAAACAACCAAATGTTAAAATTAACTACAGCTCATTGCAAGTCATCAGTAAGGATGCAATTAAAGCATGCAACAgctgttttaatgaaaagccTAAAGATTGCTCCACCACATCAACTAATTTTcttaataagattttttaaaaattataatcatACAGTTCATTCACAGGTGATCTTTGTTACCTATATGAAGGTGAATATAAGTCAATATAGTTCTCAAAACCATGTGTAGGGCTGTTTAGTTCTGATGAGTGAGAACTCCCTGTAAATAAGACAAGAGCATAATGACTATTCAGTTACGACTATTCAATTAACAagttaaaaacacagaaagtgtTCTGTGTCATCTGTAGTGCGCTAGTATATCTAAGGTAGTATATAAAGGTAAGGTGCCATTTTATGGCACAAAATCTATAGCATCATTTTACTGCTTGAAAACGTTCATTTATCATTTATGCACTTACAGAAGCATAAATCAGGGCTGTTGAAGTAATCAAGAAAAGAGTAATTCCCATTCAGTTACAGACACGGGACATGCTTCTGATTTTAGGAACCTCAGCCATTCTACTTAAACCCAGCAACTGCTCTGTACAGCCTTTGAAGCAAGGAGTGGCACACTGCATAGCGGGAACATGAGTCCTTCATGTTTGGGCCGCAAACACTGCCTGATCATTAGCTTTCTTGAAGGTTTCTTTTCataaacataaaatgaagaatGTGACTCTGATTTGACCATATTCTTTGAACTACAATCCCCTCCACTTAAAACAACAGCTCTGATAACTCTGTGGCTTTAGTataaaaattatcaaaacaGCTTGATAGTTGCTGCACTTACTGAATCAACTTTTCCTGCCAGACTGCAAGTTGAAGTTACACCCCGATTCCTAAATGTAATCTGGCGTGAAAACCTGTGTTGCTATGTTTTCCATACAGTGTGGTCTGAGCTGGCTTGCAAGTTACGCTGTTCTGAACCAACCTATTGTATTCTtagtaaacaaaaaatacaaagactgAATCCTTCCCTATGCAAAAACCACAAGaattttttgcttcttaaaagaaatggaCTGGAATTTGTTCCAACTATAAATCGTCATCTTTGTAAAAGACTGTAGGATTCAAAAATAGTCATTACTAAAAAATTTACAGACTTAATCATTAAGACTACTAAACATACCAAACCGATACTGCACTTTAATTGGTCTTCCATACAAACGGATTCCATTCAGCAAAGCTATTGCATAAGGCACCGATTCTTTGTGCTTAAAGCAGACAAATCCAAAAGACTTaggttttccttctttgtccTTACAAATCGTCACTTTGGTTAATGGTCCAGCCTGAAAgaaatttgtattattttctcacagaaatTAACAGAGATTGGCAttgcattgtttttaatatttcataatgATGTATATTTTGCCATAGTCAGAAACAGTGTAAGTTTCTCAGTATAAGAATCTctacttaattttgaaaatgtctcttCACATTCCCCAAGCTCAAATTCTGAACCTTCtacaaacaaaaatcagctCCACAAACATTAAAAGGGAACTAAGCATCAGTTCATGGGTGGTTTAGTCTTTAATAatcagatttattatttttaaaatataatgatgATAGCTGCTGCAAAGGGGAAGACTAATTTACTGACTGACTCCATAGCAAAAGTTATCTTATGCGTGTACAGCTGCTAGTACAATTATTACAGAGGTTTTTTGCACAGCTAACATAACTAAGCAAATTGATAACATTGGCTATGTAAAAGTGACCTACTCCATTAATATGCTTCTATTTTACTCTTGCTTAAATTCCTAAGTCCGGCAGCATCAACACTGTGGCAAAGCAAACCTGAATGGAGAGTAGTGTTTCTGGAACCAccacaaaacagttttctgtgctGCCTAACCCTCATTACAACTGCATGGCAAGGAATCAAGAGACCCTATCATCTCATCAGAGATAACATACTgtttctgcccccccccccccaaaccccaccaataaaacaaacccccaaatcaCACCCTTTGGCTGAAATATCTTCATTGCAAAGTTCCATCTCTGCCTACACATACCATTTTAATCCTTGCACAGTACTTCTAGAACCAAATTAAAGCAGTGATATTCCATAAACACTGGctccattttcaaagaaactgtCATTTTCATAATAGGTATCAAAGATGATGAATTCTCTCTACACAAGACGGAATCAGTGTATTAGTCACCAAATGAACAGTTTCTCATCAAAACAAACTATGCATCTGTACGGCTGATTTAGCAGAGTGAAAAGATGTGGCCAacagcagcctcctgccacaGCTCAGCAGTGTTAAGGATGCAACAACTTAACTTTAGGGGGATAAAATATCCAGATGAGCAATGAAGCGAACATaagttacaaaaaaatccatcagtaaaaaaaaaattactgaatgtCTAAATTACCATAGTAGATGGAGAATTCATTGTTCTGAATCAAAAAATAGCACTCATCGGTAGAACTGGCTTCCACTACTACTACTGATACAATACGTACTTTCCAGTACGTCACTCAGAAGTCACCTGTAGCTTCAGGCAATCACAAGTTAACTCGTAACAGCTTTACAGCAATTAAACTGCATAAACAGttaaacattcaaaataaacacacaggATATGctcagatgaagaaaataagccATAGAAAGTAACCtactttatttgcattttcaacaATTACCGTCAGATAACAAATCTGCAGTTTGTCTGCTGTGAGCATTTAGAGTGATGATGTGGAGCCATCTCCCTTATTACACTCTCCATGTTGTCAGACTGAAGATATTAAGGATTGTCATCGTGATAATAATGTCTGATTGCTGTATGCTTTTGCCAGCTGTGTAAAAACTAATCCTCAACTAAATAAGatgcttttgctgaaaaatgaaacacccccacccccaaaccctGGTGAAAGTAGGGAAGTCATATAGACAAACACAAAGGATCAAAAATAATGtaccattttttattattggtGCAGAGGGTGATCAGGCTATACAGCAATGGATACTACCTAGGTTGTCCTGTGCAGGGAATCTTCAAACTGTTGATCTCGTCTTTCCAAAAATCTTGAagtttgctggggttttttgttggttttgggtttttttgttttcttttgggttttggggggcttttttgttgttgtttttaaagaacagatttcagTAAGATTCTGAACGTTTATTTTTGCTTGAGTTGGCTCCTTaaggcatttttgttgttgttctgcactacactgcagttttaaaaaaaattacgtATATCCAGTCTTCTGATTATTATTTGCCTAGCGAGGAGGATCTGGTTCTTCAAGAACTAGAAGCAACAAACTCAAGTCCTTTGCAGATCAGCCTTTTAAATATGTAGTCTTCCtgttcacaaataaaaatattaatagtttagaaataataatagaTACTTGCTCGTAATTTGATGGGGGAAAAGCTACAGGTCAGGAGTGCATCTTTAGGACTACGCCATAGCAGGAATATTGAACTGTATACTTTCCAAGAAAGGACAACACTGCAATGAGAAGCATATGCTGTTGCagcaaaagacagagaaacCTGAGTGAGAACAagatgaagagaaggaaaaagataagTAGGTGTTATTGGGATGACCTAAAGACCCAGACAAGAGTCAGCAGTTGGATGACTGCTGCAGGTTATGCAGAAGAGTCATGCAAAACTGCATTCTGAGAGCATCCACTTAATTTTATCACTTTTGTACCAGAATTTGTATGGTATTGCTCATGTGCCCTGGTAAGATGAGCTCTCTTAACCTAACATTTACAGTTAAACAGCAGACTACTGTTTAGTATTGGAAACAGGTAGGAATACTGCATAGaaaataagggagaaaaaaaaagaagaaacaacagtTTCTTAGTTAATTTTAGGGAAAAGTTAAAAACTGAAAGTTAGGAAGAGATGGGAACAGCTAAAAACCCAAAGGGCTAGAATATACCAAATAAAGAGGCCCTTCAATGCAAATGGAGTAACATGCTGAGGTCTTGCCTAGTTAACGAGACAAACATCAGATGAATCAGTGGAATAAAACTGGTGAGTAGAAATAGTTCTGATTAGCAAATGAAATAGCAAGAGAACAGATGATTCTGCCCACCTCTTTTTTTGCACTGTTTGTTTTGCACACTCACCAGAAGGAAGCAAGGTTCGTTCTGAGACTGGGGGAAATTTGTGGATTGGTAGAAGCAAGTTTATCACCATGCTGTCAGCTAAACTGTCCAGTCAAGAGTCTGGGACCTTTTAGCTTGACAGAGGCTGACTGGATCACaccaggagggaaaaaaacaaaaccacaaaacaaacacaccatAAACAAATTCAGGAAAAGCCCATAATCAAGAGCTATTGTCATTCCATCTTGAAATTTGATGCTTGCATTAGTGATATAATGCTTGCATTAGTGATGTaatgctccctcctctccataTTCTCCCCCCTCTTTTCCTTACTACTTTCAGGTTAATAAGCCTGGCTTAGCCAGAGATGCTGTCAATGTGAGATCAAAACTGAAGCCAAGTCAGTGTcttaacattttctgtctttgccgttttctttcctccttcgCATACcttatttccaaagaaagagaattaaGCTCAGGTTTGAAACAGGTCCAGCTACTTAGTATTTTCCCACCACCTCCCTGAAAATCCCACGGATGGAATTTTTAGTATCTTTTCAAgcattaaaacataaaacattttgatataAAGGTCATTTATAAGTGGAAGTCCAGAGCCCCACCTATATAGATCATTCCTATTGCCTCTCACACTCTGTTAATAGTTTAAACCTTGCTCAACACATTTTCAGGTTTCACACCAGTTTTTCTTAATCAAATTATTGATCAAAAATTTATTGCTcagaatgtattaaaaaaagtgtaaaaaagatctttccttggggattttaaaaacatctttaaattatttaacttcCTCACTAACTTGGGGCCCATCTGTGGCACCGACACTCGCACAGCCGGGAGGAAACAAAACCGAGGAAGGGGAGACGGGCGGGACAGGGACCGCTCCCATCCGCTGCCCGCCGAGGGTCACGGAGCCGCAGCGGCGGTGGCGAACAGGCGAAATACGACAAGGCCTCCTGCCTCCGCGGACCGCCCTGCGCGGTGGCCTGCGGGCGGCAGGCGCCGGCCGCCGCACCCCGCGGCgcgctgcctgcaggcaccggccccggccccggccccggccccggccccagccgGCCGGCGGCTTCGCGCTTTCCGGCCGCTCGCAGGGCTTCGCTCCCGCGGCGGAGGCTGCCGTGGCCGCTGCCCAACTCAGAGCGTCGCCGCCGGCGCAGCGAGCCGCAGCCCGCAGCCTCGCCTCGCCCCTGCGCGGCCCCGGCGACAACACGGCCGCCGCGCCCGGCTGGAGCCCGCCGAAGCCTCTGCCCTGCGGCCCCGTCCCTCCCCTGGGGGCCCGCCCTCCACCTGCAGGAAGAGCTCGTAGAGGATCTCCTCCCGCACGCGGCTCTCCAGGTTCCCCACGAACAGCGTCCGGTCCGCCTCCTCGGACCGCCCCGGCGAGGACATGGCGGCGCCACTGCCACTACTGCCGCCGCCGGGTCCCGCCGAGGGATGGGACGGAGGAAGCGCCCCCGCGGCCGTAAAGCGCCGCGCGACGGGGCGCGTTGCTAGGGAGCGGGCTCGGTGTCCGGGCAACGCGGgagcgcgggcgggcgggctgccGGAAGGCTTCGTCTGAGGGGAGGAGCGTCGTGTCGCGCCGCGCCGCGTCGCACAGAAACGGGGGCGTCATGCGGCTGTGCTGTGAGGGGACGGGGCAACGCAACGCGGTGGACGTAGGTGCCGCCGGAGACCCTGACATAGCTGCAGCAAGGCCCGCATTTTATTTAACAGCGTTTTTGAGAGACGCTGCGCATGCAGCGAGTTGGTGCCAGACGGGGCAGGTGCTCGCTAGTGCCGTTACTCCGTGGGGAACTTCAACGCTTTAAGAcgtttctttcattctttcctctctggGTTTTCCCCGCTGACCGGAGGGAAAGGTGGTTATTGTCAGAGCTGCCGGCGGAAGCGTGTATTGTAGGGAAGCATGGCCTCGGGAAGAAGCGTGTGTGCCCCTGGAACGTCTCCTTCCCGTCTGCCTGAAACCGCCAGCGGGCAGGGAAGAACGGGAAGAAAACCGCGTGAGCGTCCGGGAGCAGAGCCGAGGAGCTGTGTTCCCCGCTCGCCGCCTTGCGGAGCGGGTGGatactgcagctgctggagtAGGGCCGGGTGGCACGGAACTTCAGAAACCTTTAAAACCCTCAAGTGTTCTGGTCATCGGTATGATAAAGCGTTGTGGTAGTTACTAAGAAAATACACATGGGAAGTGTTGGATGTTGTACATTTCTCAAGATCTAAAAAGAACTGGAATACGATTGCTGTTCATCGAACATAGATAAGATTA
Above is a genomic segment from Gymnogyps californianus isolate 813 chromosome 1, ASM1813914v2, whole genome shotgun sequence containing:
- the RBM11 gene encoding splicing regulator RBM11 isoform X1 — its product is MSSPGRSEEADRTLFVGNLESRVREEILYELFLQAGPLTKVTICKDKEGKPKSFGFVCFKHKESVPYAIALLNGIRLYGRPIKVQYRFGSSHSSELNSPTHGFENYIDLYSPSYRYQEPYGNLPFPVTPFPMNSSLPHEYSGFQKMMNHFLAQQYTVQSPMGQQFPYYQMTPPLPSNLSFSPCQNQDANFKSARSSFELALPHSSDCEVRQVDKSTSKRKREQQTCDSDTSTEDDKMRQRERNQKYKKRKAKKKTH
- the RBM11 gene encoding splicing regulator RBM11 isoform X2; this translates as MAGPLTKVTICKDKEGKPKSFGFVCFKHKESVPYAIALLNGIRLYGRPIKVQYRFGSSHSSELNSPTHGFENYIDLYSPSYRYQEPYGNLPFPVTPFPMNSSLPHEYSGFQKMMNHFLAQQYTVQSPMGQQFPYYQMTPPLPSNLSFSPCQNQDANFKSARSSFELALPHSSDCEVRQVDKSTSKRKREQQTCDSDTSTEDDKMRQRERNQKYKKRKAKKKTH